The Brevinematales bacterium genome window below encodes:
- a CDS encoding DUF2207 domain-containing protein, which yields MKRLLFLLTVLCFPVFLFAGEGFTIKKFDVTIGVHDNGTIDVYEKILVNFTEEKQGIYRIIPYKGESSVQINGQWQSYPWNLDITGISANKETFVSKEGSYLNIRLGTKGVYNTGDVEYNIRYTVDGAFITENKEYDELYWNATGNEWKVKIRSASFTVVFPDKVKDLENVDYRIYYGATGDSFGGESGREATGEFAGQSLVYNHPYTLSAYEGITFQVRLKKGFIALDSWQLFMKFLKRYWPFILSGLFFIVSLLIWAKWGKDKRVVIMTEFFPPKEITPSEANSILLQNEKFDISPTLVDLARRGFIIIGKEKNKTYIEKVKDPDNTCRSYEKKLLESLYDYITNDEVPRVYTEDLKDSFYTDAAVIESQYTTLFNSKGFFETAGNMWRGLYVFLTVASIFYFIAAIFMFDDPSNHMIFAAFAFVNSIVFAAIMPRKTGKGLDMYQKIKGFREFMSRAEKDKIQRLCAEFPTYFDDTIPYAMIFGMAGRWGNMFDGLMNQPPDWYRYDYGRAGYRPSQFIYSLQSSVGSISHASYSSPSQSSGGSSGGGWSGGGGSWGGSSGGGFGGGGGGSW from the coding sequence ATGAAAAGATTATTGTTTTTATTAACGGTGTTGTGTTTCCCGGTGTTTCTGTTCGCTGGGGAAGGATTTACCATCAAGAAGTTTGACGTCACTATCGGCGTGCACGATAACGGGACGATCGATGTGTATGAAAAAATCCTCGTGAATTTTACCGAAGAAAAGCAGGGGATTTACCGTATAATACCTTATAAGGGCGAGTCGTCGGTGCAGATCAACGGGCAATGGCAGTCATACCCGTGGAACCTCGATATCACCGGAATCTCCGCGAATAAGGAAACCTTCGTCAGTAAGGAAGGCAGCTATCTCAATATCCGTCTCGGGACGAAGGGGGTTTATAATACAGGCGACGTCGAGTATAACATCCGCTATACCGTCGACGGCGCGTTTATCACCGAGAATAAAGAGTACGACGAGTTATACTGGAATGCAACCGGTAACGAGTGGAAAGTGAAAATCCGGTCGGCGTCGTTCACGGTGGTTTTCCCGGACAAGGTCAAAGACCTCGAAAATGTCGACTATCGCATTTATTACGGCGCGACCGGCGATTCATTCGGGGGTGAGAGCGGACGCGAGGCCACCGGCGAATTTGCCGGCCAGTCCCTCGTGTATAATCATCCCTATACGTTGTCCGCCTACGAGGGGATCACTTTTCAGGTGCGCCTGAAGAAAGGATTTATCGCCCTCGACTCATGGCAGCTTTTTATGAAATTCCTCAAGCGGTACTGGCCTTTCATCCTCAGCGGGTTGTTTTTCATCGTATCCCTCCTGATCTGGGCGAAATGGGGCAAGGACAAGCGGGTTGTAATTATGACCGAGTTTTTCCCGCCGAAAGAAATTACCCCGTCCGAGGCGAACTCCATCCTATTGCAGAACGAAAAGTTCGATATTTCCCCGACGCTGGTCGATCTCGCGCGGCGCGGATTCATCATCATCGGGAAAGAAAAAAATAAGACCTACATAGAGAAGGTGAAAGACCCGGACAATACCTGCCGGAGCTACGAGAAGAAGCTGCTGGAATCGTTGTACGATTATATCACCAACGACGAAGTACCCCGCGTATATACCGAAGACCTCAAGGATTCGTTCTATACGGACGCGGCGGTTATCGAAAGCCAATATACCACCCTGTTTAACTCGAAGGGATTTTTCGAGACCGCGGGGAATATGTGGCGCGGGTTGTATGTTTTTCTCACCGTCGCATCGATATTTTACTTCATCGCCGCGATCTTTATGTTCGACGATCCGTCCAATCACATGATATTCGCGGCGTTCGCCTTTGTGAACAGCATCGTATTCGCGGCGATTATGCCGAGGAAGACGGGCAAGGGCCTCGATATGTACCAGAAGATCAAGGGATTCCGCGAGTTTATGAGCCGCGCGGAGAAGGACAAAATCCAGCGGCTTTGCGCCGAGTTCCCGACTTATTTCGACGATACGATTCCCTACGCGATGATATTCGGGATGGCGGGGCGTTGGGGCAACATGTTCGACGGCCTGATGAACCAGCCCCCCGATTGGTACCGTTACGACTACGGCAGAGCCGGATACCGCCCGTCGCAGTTTATCTATAGCCTCCAGAGCAGCGTAGGGAGCATCAGTCACGCGTCGTACTCGTCGCCCTCGCAGAGTTCGGGCGGATCGAGCGGCGGCGGATGGAGCGGCGGCGGCGGAAGCTGGGGCGGCTCGTCCGGCGGCGGGTTCGGCGGAGGCGGAGGCGGAAGCTGGTAG
- a CDS encoding RidA family protein: MKIQSINPDNMAKPRGYSHAISVEGNYKTVYIGGQNAIDENGNLTGKGSLKEQTGQVLTNIEKILASVNAKIENIIKFNIHILQGQNPGDGFQVFQQRWESVRNAPAITVLFVAGLGNPDWLVEIDAVAVIPE, translated from the coding sequence ATGAAAATTCAGTCGATCAATCCTGATAATATGGCAAAGCCGCGAGGGTACTCGCACGCGATATCTGTCGAGGGAAATTATAAAACCGTATATATCGGCGGGCAAAACGCCATTGATGAAAACGGGAATCTTACCGGTAAGGGCAGTCTCAAAGAGCAGACCGGGCAAGTGCTGACAAATATTGAGAAAATTCTAGCAAGTGTCAATGCTAAAATTGAAAATATTATTAAATTCAATATCCATATTCTTCAGGGGCAAAATCCCGGGGATGGATTTCAGGTTTTTCAGCAGAGGTGGGAGTCAGTCAGGAATGCCCCGGCTATAACCGTTTTATTTGTCGCGGGATTGGGAAATCCCGACTGGCTGGTCGAAATTGATGCGGTAGCAGTCATACCGGAGTAA
- a CDS encoding serine hydroxymethyltransferase, which yields MDALKAADPEIYEVVKNEEKRQELNLELIASENAVSQAVLEAQGSVLTNKYAEGYPKKRYYGGCEFVDTAESLAIERAKSLFGAGHANVQPHSGSQANMGAYFSVMSPGDTILAMDLSNGGHLTHGSPVNFSGKLFKAIFYGLNKDTEMIDMEHVRKQAMEHRPKLILAGASAYSRFIDFAAFKKIADEVGAYFMVDMAHIAGLVAAGVHPSPVPHAHFVTTTTHKTLRGPRGGMILCREEFAKDVDKTAFPFMQGGPLMHVIAAKAVALKEASTPEFKKYQEQVAKNAKVLCQTVSDKGFYIVSGGTDNHLFLVDLSKNELTKDTDGLTAQNALEKAGMTVSRTTIPGETRKPYYGSGVRIGSPTVTTRGMKEKEMQLIGEFLSEALLHVNDEKILNSIREKVENLCREFPLYNK from the coding sequence ATTGATGCGCTGAAAGCCGCCGACCCGGAAATCTATGAAGTCGTTAAAAATGAGGAAAAGCGTCAGGAGCTCAACCTTGAACTGATTGCATCCGAGAACGCCGTATCTCAGGCCGTGCTCGAAGCTCAGGGCAGCGTCCTTACCAATAAATACGCCGAAGGCTATCCGAAGAAGCGTTACTACGGCGGATGCGAATTTGTCGATACGGCGGAGAGTCTGGCTATCGAACGCGCCAAGTCGCTGTTCGGCGCGGGGCATGCCAATGTCCAGCCGCATTCTGGCAGTCAGGCGAATATGGGCGCTTATTTCTCGGTGATGTCTCCCGGCGATACGATTCTCGCGATGGATTTATCCAACGGCGGGCACCTCACCCACGGTTCCCCGGTGAATTTTTCCGGTAAGCTGTTCAAGGCGATATTCTACGGTCTGAATAAAGATACCGAAATGATCGATATGGAGCATGTCCGCAAACAGGCGATGGAGCATCGCCCGAAGCTGATTCTCGCGGGCGCGTCCGCATACTCCCGTTTCATCGACTTCGCCGCGTTCAAGAAGATCGCCGACGAGGTGGGTGCGTACTTCATGGTGGATATGGCGCATATCGCGGGGTTGGTTGCGGCGGGTGTGCATCCGTCACCGGTGCCTCACGCTCATTTTGTCACCACGACTACCCACAAGACCCTGCGCGGGCCTCGCGGGGGTATGATATTATGTAGGGAAGAGTTCGCGAAAGACGTCGATAAAACTGCGTTTCCGTTCATGCAGGGCGGGCCTTTGATGCATGTGATTGCGGCGAAGGCTGTCGCGCTGAAGGAAGCGTCCACACCCGAATTTAAAAAGTATCAGGAACAGGTTGCTAAGAACGCCAAGGTATTGTGTCAGACGGTTTCCGACAAAGGATTTTATATTGTGTCCGGCGGAACCGATAATCATTTATTCCTCGTCGATCTTTCAAAGAACGAGCTGACGAAGGATACCGACGGCTTAACCGCGCAGAACGCGCTCGAAAAAGCGGGGATGACCGTCAGCCGTACGACGATACCCGGGGAAACCCGTAAACCGTACTACGGAAGCGGAGTAAGAATTGGTTCGCCTACTGTTACTACGCGCGGAATGAAGGAAAAAGAGATGCAATTGATAGGGGAATTCCTCTCAGAAGCATTATTACATGTAAACGATGAAAAAATACTAAATTCTATTCGAGAAAAGGTCGAAAATCTATGTAGGGAATTTCCGCTATATAATAAATAG
- a CDS encoding cyclic nucleotide-binding domain-containing protein, with protein MSDDVKFGVANFRKGAYIYIEDQPESNEFYIIRQGSVVENRSAAQILGEQGTVIRVGDFFGVLSCMARRPRIGSVQALEDVSCIVVKGEQFGALIQKMAPIALKIIRYFSKQLRSYDSILTKMTFKSSVEENPCNLFRIGEYYFSKQNYLQAAHAYVHYIKFCPDGGFVPQAKMKLAKINPKQEDLIPKKENFYYIYDDNKIIFLEHEPGSELYIIQEGKVKITKLVDENEVMLAVLKKGDIFGEMAILENKPRSASAIAFGPTKLMGVTKANFEPMVQAHPEIAKRIIELLSERIWLIYKQISNILINDPSGKIYDSLYTQLQKNRVPIAEGNSFTFDFGPEDVLKFIGLNNNDGKLALKKILDSDKTMNIVDGKLMCKDVSNIQKAINVIKRNQELERKKQESALSPATPTFY; from the coding sequence ATGTCTGATGACGTAAAATTCGGGGTCGCAAATTTCAGGAAAGGCGCGTATATCTATATCGAGGATCAGCCGGAGAGTAACGAGTTCTATATTATCCGGCAGGGCAGCGTCGTAGAGAACCGTTCAGCCGCGCAGATACTCGGCGAACAGGGTACAGTTATCCGGGTGGGCGACTTCTTCGGCGTATTGTCATGTATGGCGCGACGCCCCAGGATAGGCTCGGTACAGGCGTTGGAAGACGTATCCTGCATCGTAGTAAAAGGCGAACAATTCGGCGCGCTGATCCAGAAAATGGCGCCGATCGCCCTGAAGATCATCCGTTATTTTTCCAAACAACTCCGCAGCTACGACTCCATCCTGACCAAGATGACATTCAAGTCGTCGGTCGAGGAGAATCCCTGCAACCTCTTCCGCATCGGTGAGTACTATTTCTCCAAGCAGAATTATTTACAGGCCGCGCACGCCTATGTGCATTATATCAAGTTCTGTCCCGACGGCGGGTTTGTCCCTCAGGCGAAAATGAAGCTCGCGAAGATCAATCCCAAGCAGGAAGACCTGATTCCCAAGAAAGAAAATTTCTACTATATCTACGACGATAACAAAATTATCTTCCTCGAACATGAGCCGGGCAGCGAGCTCTATATCATCCAGGAAGGCAAGGTCAAGATCACGAAACTGGTGGACGAGAACGAGGTGATGCTCGCCGTACTGAAGAAGGGCGACATTTTCGGCGAGATGGCCATCCTCGAGAACAAGCCCCGCAGCGCGAGCGCTATAGCGTTCGGGCCGACCAAGCTGATGGGTGTCACCAAGGCGAACTTCGAGCCGATGGTGCAGGCGCATCCTGAGATCGCCAAACGTATCATCGAACTTCTCTCCGAACGCATCTGGCTCATCTATAAACAGATATCGAACATCCTGATCAACGACCCGTCCGGTAAAATATACGATTCACTCTATACCCAGCTCCAGAAAAACCGCGTACCGATTGCCGAGGGAAATTCGTTCACATTCGACTTCGGACCCGAGGACGTGCTGAAATTTATCGGGCTGAACAATAACGACGGGAAGCTCGCGCTCAAGAAAATCCTCGACAGCGATAAGACCATGAATATCGTCGACGGCAAACTGATGTGCAAGGATGTATCGAATATCCAGAAGGCCATCAACGTCATCAAACGCAACCAGGAGCTCGAGCGCAAGAAACAGGAATCCGCGCTCAGTCCCGCCACCCCCACATTCTATTAA
- a CDS encoding gamma-glutamylcyclotransferase: MLLFVYGSLMKNAPNHYIIESTSKFIAQGTIKATLYDLGVGFPGVVEEKNSDEVYGEVYELSDDELDDIDQFEGYNPADKGDSLYIRKLTEVRTFKKETLKAWVYFLAPKRLKTFSHSKIPGGRWV, translated from the coding sequence ATGCTTCTGTTTGTCTACGGCTCTCTGATGAAAAACGCGCCCAATCATTATATCATCGAAAGTACCTCGAAATTTATCGCGCAGGGAACTATTAAGGCGACCCTCTACGACCTCGGGGTGGGATTTCCCGGCGTGGTGGAGGAAAAGAACTCGGACGAGGTTTACGGCGAGGTTTACGAACTTTCCGACGATGAGCTGGACGATATCGACCAGTTCGAGGGGTATAATCCCGCCGATAAAGGCGACAGCCTGTATATCCGTAAATTGACCGAGGTACGCACGTTCAAGAAGGAAACCCTCAAGGCATGGGTGTACTTCCTCGCGCCGAAACGCCTGAAAACATTCTCCCATTCGAAAATCCCCGGCGGCCGCTGGGTGTAA